In Centropristis striata isolate RG_2023a ecotype Rhode Island chromosome 5, C.striata_1.0, whole genome shotgun sequence, a single genomic region encodes these proteins:
- the LOC131971576 gene encoding ciliary rootlet coiled-coil protein 2-like yields MKTCSAFSLLLMLCYLCRAQKHSGDDDVLLQAPNVESGEEEQESVLQADIWAELRSLRDMVLVQQVELRHLTGRVTAAESLVEALQRDNTAMEARMTAAERSAEELQMENDAQAIELAVTQQKLTVSEGRVEELETQQEAQATELAVIQQKLTVSEGRVEELETQQEGKD; encoded by the exons ATGAAGACTTGCTCTGCCTTCTCACTGCTACTGATGCTCTGCTATCTTTGCAGAGCTCAGAAACACAGTGGTGACGATGACGTCTTGCTTCAAGCGCCTAATGTTGAGAGTGGGGAAGAGGAACAAGAGTCGGTGCTTCAGGCTGACATCTGGGCTGAGCTGAGGAGTCTGAGAGACATGGTGCTGGTGCAGCAAGTAGAGCTGAGGCACCTGACAGGCAGAGTAACCGCTGCTGAGAGCCTGGTGGAGGCCTTGCAGAGGGACAATACAG CAATGGAGGCCAGGATGACGGCTGCTGAGAGGTCAGCAGAGGAGCTGCAGATGGAGAATGATG CTCAAGCTATAGAACTTGCAGTCACTCAGCAGAAGCTCACAGTCAGTGAAGGCCgggtggaggagctggagacACAGCAGGAAG CTCAAGCTACAGAGCTTGCAGTCATTCAGCAGAAGCTCACAGTCAGTGAAGGCCGGGTAGAAGAGCTGGAGACACAGCAGGAAGGTAAGGACTAG